From the Cryptomeria japonica chromosome 2, Sugi_1.0, whole genome shotgun sequence genome, one window contains:
- the LOC131859477 gene encoding BURP domain-containing protein 16-like — MPPFSSANVSQILNLLDIPSESNVSRTMVDTLKMCEGRGEVEGEVKRCSTSIEGMVEFVVSRFGSDVDLLSDTSVVGSGQRVTVTKASKRENIIGGKPPVTCHSLMFPYGVSYCHSINGSEVFDLQLEVVQDKEKVTRNATAICHYLSDGAGGKQAACHPVFGEMLVWTSKSKRD, encoded by the coding sequence ATGCCGCCTTTTTCTTCTGCAAACGTTTCTCAAATTCTGAATTTGTTGGACATCCCCAGCGAGTCGAATGTGTCCCGCACCATGGTGGACACATTGAAGATGTGCGAGGGGAGAGGGGAGGTAGAAGGAGAAGTGAAGAGGTGCAGCACTTCCATTGAGGGCATGGTGGAATTCGTGGTGTCTCGTTTCGGATCTGACGTGGACTTGCTTAGTGACACATCAGTTGTTGGATCCGGTCAACGGGTGACTGTTACGAAAGCGAGTAAGAGGGAGAATATCATCGGGGGTAAGCCGCCGGTAACGTGTCACAGCTTAATGTTTCCATACGGAGTGAGTTATTGTCATTCTATCAACGGGAGTGAGGTATTTGATCTGCAGTTGGAGGTTGTGCAGGATAAGGAAAAGGTTACAAGGAACGCTACAGCAATCTGCCATTATTTGTCTGATGGAGCAGGAGGAAAGCAGGCTGCTTGTCATCCTGTTTTCGGGGAGATGCTAGTATGGACATCTAAGTCTAAGCGTGACTAG
- the LOC131073213 gene encoding LRR receptor-like serine/threonine-protein kinase RGI1, protein MGGPIPSWLGQMPFLEQLWMGAILYEGTIPPFIGNISSLTLLAIYSNSLTGNIPKSLGQLSRLTAWSFSDNYLTGSLPAELGNLSNLQLGRVYGNSLSGSIPTQFGRLKSLQQFEAQYNNFSGRIPPEMSNCSVLGLLRLQSNQLSGGIPSQLGRLRFLAELHLEQNLLSGTIPGSLSNCTNLQDLSLGYNLLHGNIPPAIASLRNIVHSFSMPCNLLNGKIPAEIGGMQFVTVVDLAGNHLSGEIPATLGNCVEMLKLNLSNNQLGGRIPQTFGTLITLTNLDLSVNNLSGPIPSYIGDMGTLLLLNLSYNHLSGPIPTRGVFKNQSAIDLSGNSDLCSSECPKSAAQSSSGISNRSKFLIIVGSFAFGALVLTAMVYLYVRRRRKSKDESEGQRDLFLVREIVKLNHSELFHATSEFSNTNIIGSGRMATVYSGRLNISGTEQAVAVKRFKDEIAGSVAVTESLIAEIRALALTKHRNLVCLLGYCWAPRAMALVMEMMPNRTLAEHIQEKTLSWSVCLRIARGVAEGLKYLHHECPQPVLHCDLKPSNILLGMDFEPGIADFGISRILNYDDMSRGFSTSNLQGSIGYMPPEYALSGRLTARGDVYSYGVVILEMISGKNPTSEMFREENTLPEWALRTSVDGTPFEVIATHFHIVEGAAEERERNG, encoded by the exons ATGGGCGGCCCGATTCCTTCTTGGCTCGGCCAAATGCCCTTCCTGGAACAGCTATGGATGGGAGCTATTCTATACGAGGGGACCATTCCTCCTTTTATCGGGAACATATCATCTCTCACCCTTTTAGCCATTTACAGCAATTCCCTCACGGGTAATATTCCTAAATCATTAGGCCAACTTTCACGCCTGACTGCATGGAGCTTCTCGGATAATTACCTGACAGGCTCTCTTCCAGCTGAGCTGGGGAATCTTTCAAATCTACAACTTGGACGGGTATATGGAAATTCATTAAGCGGTAGCATTCCGACACAGTTTGGCCGGCTAAAATCCCTTCAACAATTTGAAGCGCAGTACAATAATTTCAGCGGAAGGATTCCACCAGAGATGAGCAACTGTTCGGTGTTGGGGCTTCTGAGGCTGCAGAGCAATCAGCTAAGCGGCGGCATACCTTCACAGCTGGGTCGCCTACGCTTCCTAGCAGAACTACATTTGGAGCAAAATCTATTGTCCGGAACGATTCCGGGATCCCTTTCAAACTGTACCAATCTTCAGGATCTGTCCCTCGGCTACAATCTGCTGCACGGTAACATTCCTCCTGCTATTGCAAGCCTGCGGAATATAGTTCATTCATTTTCAATGCCCTGTAATCTACTCAATGGAAAAATTCCGGCAGAAATAGGGGGTATGCAATTTGTTACTGTGGTAGATCTGGCCGGCAATCATTTGAGCGGCGAAATCCCGGCGACCCTTGGCAATTGCGTGGAGATGCTGAAATTGAATCTTTCAAACAATCAATTGGGTGGTCGAATTCCGCAAACATTCGGCACGCTTATTACTCTTACGAACTTGGATCTCTCTGTCAACAATTTATCTGGTCCCATACCAAGTTACATTGGCGACATGGGAACTCTCCTGCTTCTGAATCTTTCTTATAACCATCTCTCTGGTCCTATTCCCACCCGTGGTGTCTTCAAAAATCAGTCAGCCATCGATTTAAGTGGGAATTCTGATCTGTGCAGTTCAGAATGCCCGAAATCAGCAGCTCAATCGTCCAGCGGTATCTCCAACCGATCCAAGTTCCTTATTATCGTGGGATCGTTTGCTTTTGGAGCTCTTGTTCTAACAGCCATGGTGTACTTGTACGTTCGCAGAAGAAGAAAGAGCAAGGATGAGTCCGAAGGACAGAGGGATTTGTTCCTTGTGCGAGAAATAGTCAAATTAAATCACAGCGAGCTTTTCCATGCGACTTCAGAGTTTAGCAATACAAATATAATCGGCTCCGGCAGAATGGCGACGGTGTATAGCGGGAGGCTAAATATATCCGGCACGGAACAAGCTGTAGCTGTGAAGAGATTCAAAGACGAAATCGCCGGCAGTGTCGCAGTGACTGAGAGCCTGATTGCTGAAATTCGAGCACTGGCCCTGACTAAACACCGCAACTTAGTTTGTTTGTTGGGGTACTGCTGGGCTCCAAGGGCCATGGCTTTGGTTATGGAGATGATGCCGAATCGAACCTTGGCAGAACATATTCAAGAAAAGACACTGAGCTGGAGCGTGTGTTTGAGAATTGCACGTGGCGTGGCTGAGGGATTGAAGTACCTTCATCATGAATGTCCGCAGCCAGTTTTACACTGCGACTTAAAACCGTCTAACATCTTGCTGGGCATGGACTTCGAGCCCGGGATCGCCGATTTCGGGATTTCAAGAATCCTGAACTATGATGACATGAGTCGCGGATTTAGCACGTCCAATTTGCAAGGATCCATCGGTTACATGCCACCAG AGTATGCATTAAGTGGGAGATTGACAGCGAGAGGGGACGTGTACAGCTACGGAGTTGTGATTTTAGAGATGATATCAGGCAAGAATCCAACATCGGAGATGTTCAGGGAGGAAAACACGCTTCCAGAGTGGGCACTGAGGACGTCCGTGGATGGCACACCATTTGAAGTGATCGCTACTCACTTTCATATAGTTGAAGGCGCGgcagaagagagagagagaaatggctAG